Proteins co-encoded in one Sphingopyxis sp. BE259 genomic window:
- a CDS encoding NfeD family protein — protein MPEWLTNMEPHWAWLTIGVLLCAAEIIAPGFFLVWLGVAAIATGVLTFLLPIAVPMQLGIFAVLAFIALYGARRWLKANPIESTDPLLNQRGGRLIGEVLTLVTAIENGRGRARVGDGEWPVRGPDAAEGTRVRVVSADGGVLVVEAV, from the coding sequence ATGCCTGAATGGCTGACCAACATGGAACCGCATTGGGCGTGGCTGACCATCGGGGTGCTGCTGTGCGCCGCGGAAATCATCGCGCCCGGCTTCTTCCTCGTCTGGTTGGGGGTTGCGGCGATCGCGACCGGCGTCCTGACCTTTCTGCTGCCGATCGCAGTGCCGATGCAGCTCGGTATCTTTGCGGTGCTGGCGTTCATCGCGCTCTATGGCGCGCGCCGCTGGCTCAAGGCCAATCCGATTGAATCGACCGACCCGTTGCTGAATCAGCGCGGCGGGCGACTGATCGGCGAAGTGCTGACGCTGGTCACCGCGATCGAGAATGGCCGCGGGCGGGCGCGGGTCGGTGACGGCGAATGGCCGGTGCGCGGGCCGGATGCGGCCGAAGGCACGCGGGTCCGGGTGGTCAGCGCCGACGGCGGAGTGCTGGTGGTCGAGGCGGTGTGA
- a CDS encoding GNAT family N-acetyltransferase → MVTIAPVIETDRLRLRPGRLSDKDIHIAMWADERVTRFIGGEPRAPDVSWGKFLSSAGLWPVMGFGYWVFADRATDALIGMGGFSYFGRGIPELEGVPEVGWAFDADHWGAGFATEAMRAALGWADANLDAAEVRCIIDPGNDASERVAAKLGFRRIGDSDALGHVVVIYARRRGG, encoded by the coding sequence ATGGTCACTATCGCTCCCGTCATCGAAACCGATCGCCTGCGCCTGCGCCCCGGACGCCTGTCCGACAAGGACATCCATATCGCGATGTGGGCCGACGAACGCGTCACCCGCTTCATCGGCGGCGAACCGCGCGCACCCGACGTCAGCTGGGGCAAGTTTCTGAGTTCCGCGGGGCTGTGGCCGGTGATGGGGTTCGGCTATTGGGTGTTCGCCGACCGAGCCACCGATGCGCTGATCGGCATGGGCGGCTTCAGCTATTTCGGCCGCGGCATCCCCGAACTGGAAGGCGTGCCCGAGGTGGGCTGGGCGTTCGACGCCGATCATTGGGGGGCGGGCTTTGCGACCGAAGCGATGCGCGCGGCGCTGGGGTGGGCGGATGCGAACCTCGATGCCGCCGAGGTGCGCTGCATCATCGATCCGGGCAACGATGCGTCGGAGCGGGTGGCGGCGAAGCTGGGGTTCCGGCGGATCGGCGACAGCGATGCGCTTGGGCATGTCGTGGTGATTTATGCGCGGCGGCGCGGGGGATAA